The following proteins are encoded in a genomic region of Fusarium oxysporum f. sp. lycopersici 4287 chromosome 1, whole genome shotgun sequence:
- a CDS encoding zinc finger transcription factor ace1 — protein sequence MSFSHPRRRTPVTRPDSDTDNALSLKNSSTLRKGATFHSPTSSSSTLDNTFVPPTLPRAQSHLDDVVDANRRRVALALNDIDEALSLDQLSLSPKSKIKTLRDTSLPIPRGFLEGPIVDPKMTKEEERRVLRPRSVRHSRHHESDSGLGTSVASTNEKRGAVTSAKKETKVQTRSAITRSVAAASEKLPSLGPKAINRIHEHTLRPLLAKPTLKEFEPIVLDIPRRIRSKEIICLRDLEKTLIFMAPEKTKSATLYLDFCLTSVQCIQATVEYLSDREQIRPADRPYTNGYFLDLKDQILQYGKQLAAKNSGDDMDIDASDEIKLIGGLHEGRPVELVRVRKDGTYISLDTGKPVEVDSDSPMQVKRSLSQQLEDEEEIQRSMARRKKNASPEELAPKKCREPGCNKEFKRPCDLTKHEKTHSRPWKCPVPTCKYHTYGWPTEKEMDRHHNDKHSAAPAMYECMFKPCPYKSKRESNCKQHMEKAHGWTYVRTKTNGKKLPSVAGSVQQQTPPLGNMSTPSSTEYNGVPTPPQNDVTQFVGDFPLYPNDSDWMSINNIPTETLHLDLAMDSTSPASASSYEQYAPYQNGSAFILDNEDLYAAHMQLPAQLPTPEQPVMYNPNLKMMQQQLPMYQQPQQQIPIQTVAPHFSPTGQETAMLYTPNSLRDVDEGFDDSFAGDGMDFPLFPNDNGNGMTKTNDYQSLFGEIPSANLGFSQNSQDIFQMMDWSNVDLQQNLGE from the exons ATGTCCTTCTCCCACCCTCGTCGAAGGACTCCGGTGACTCGCCCGGACAGCGACACCGACAATGCCCTGTCCCTTAAGAACAGCTCTACCCTCCGTAAGGGTGCGACATTTCACTCTCctacttcatcatcttcgacTCTAGACAACACATTTGTCCCTCCCACGCTGCCTCGAGCTCAGTCTCACTTGGACGATGTCGTCGATGCCAACCGTCGACGTGTGGCCCTGGCTCTGAACGACATTGACGAGGCTCTGTCCTTGGATCAGCTCTCTCTGTCGCCAAAGTCTAAGATCAAGACGCTTCGAGACACCAGTCTCCCCATCCCTCGCGGCTTCCTCGAGGGACCTATCGTCGACCCCAAGATGAcaaaagaagaggagaggcgCGTTCTGCGCCCTCGCTCTGTTCGCCATTCACGGCACCATGAGTCTGATAGCGGTTTGGGTACATCGGTGGCTTCCACAAACGAGAAGCGGGGTGCAGTCACTTCGGCAAAGAAGGAGACAAAGGTGCAAACACGATCCGCCATCACAAGATCCGTTGCCGCAGCATCGGAAAAGCTTCCCTCTCTGGGGCCCAAGGCTATCAACCGCATTCACGAGCACACTTTGCGCCCTTTGTTGGCAAAGCCGACTCTCAAGGAGTTTGAGCCCATTGTCCTTGACATCCCGCGACGAATTCGATCAAAGGAAATTATTTGCTTGCGAGATCTTGAGAAAACATTGATCTTTATGGCACCG gagaagacCAAGTCAGCAACTTTGTACCTGGATTTCTGCCTTACGTCCGTGCAATGCATTCAAGCGACCGTCGAATATCTCAGCGACCGCGAACAAATTCGACCTGCTGACCGGCCTTACACTAACGGATACTTCCTCGACCTGAAGGACCAGATTCTACAATACGGAAAACAACTTGCCGCAAAGAACAGCGGTGACGATATGGATATCGACGC ATCTGACGAGATCAAACTCATCGGTGGTCTCCACGAAGGTCGCCCCGTCGAGCTCGTCCGTGTCCGCAAGGACGGCACATACATCTCTCTGGACACTGGTAAGCCTGTTGAGGTTGACAGCGACTCGCCAATGCAAGTAAAGCGATCCCTGAGCCAGCAgctcgaggacgaggaggagattcAACGATCCATGGCTCGCCGCAAGAAGAATGCTTCACCCGAGGAGCTAGCTCCCAAGAAGTGCCGCGAGCCCGGCTGCAACAAGGAGTTCAAGCGTCCTTGCGATCTTACCAAGCACGAAAAGACCCACTCTCGCCCTTGGAAGTGCCCTGTCCCGACTTGCAAGTATCACACCTATGGATGGCCTACTGAGAAGGAAATGGACCGTCACCACAACGACAAGCACTCTGCTGCCCCTGCCATGTATGAGTGCATGTTCAAGCCTTGCCCTTATAAGTCGAAACGTGAATCCAACTGCAAGCAGCATATGGAGAAAGCCCATGGCTGGACCTACGTTCGAACCAAGACCAACGGAAAGAAGCTACCATCAGTTGCTGGCAGCGTTCAGCAACAGACTCCGCCTCTGGGTAACATGTCAACGCCTTCTTCTACTGAATACAACGGTGTGCCCACTCCTCCTCAGAACGACGTGACGCAGTTCGTTGGCGACTTCCCTCTCTACCCCAATGACTCGGACTGGATGTCAATCAACAACATTCCCACCGAGACACTTCACCTGGATCTGGCAATGGATTCCACTTCGCCTGCTTCGGCTAGTTCCTACGAGCAGTATGCCCCTTACCAGAACGGCTCGGCCTTCATCCTCGATAACGAGGACCTCTATGCTGCTCATATGCAGCTTCCAGCTCAGCTACCCACACCTGAGCAACCTGTCATGTATAACCCCAACCTCAAGATGATGCAACAGCAATTGCCTATGTATCAGCAACCCCAGCAGCAGATTCCCATCCAGACTGTTGCTCCTCACTTTTCGCCAACTGGCCAGGAAACAGCCATGCTTTATACTCCAAATTCATTAcgggatgttgatgaaggttTTGACGACTCCTTTGCAGGAGACGGCATGGAttttcctctcttccctAATGACAATGGCAATGGCATGACCAAGACCAATGATTATCAGTCACTGTTTGGTGAAATCCCCAGCGCCAATCTGGGCTTCTCCCAGAACTCTCAGGACATCTTTCAGATGATGGACTGGTCAAACGTTGATTTGCAGCAGAACCTCGGAGAATAG